The Chryseobacterium oranimense genome contains the following window.
CTGCCCGGCAGTCGGTTTGGAATGCTTTCCACGGCAGTTCTAGCCGGATCGCTGATTATCAGTGTCATTGCCTTAATCACAGTATTGATATTCAGAAGAGGCTATAATTCCATATGGAAAGCTGCTGTTTTGTTTGAAATCCTTTATTTGCTGATGTTGATGCTGTCAGGAGCTCATCCCTTTGCCTATTTTATTGAGAATTCAGATCATCGCCTCATAGATTTACTGTTGTATATCAATTCAATAGTTATTTTTATTTTCGTGTGTCTTTTTGAAGTTATTTATTCAAGAATAATTTCGGCCAAGATTAAAAAATAATAGGGAGCAATAGTAAATATCATTTTATATCTTTACTTCAATTAAAATAACAAAAATATAGTACTATGAAAAAAGTATTTTTATCTCTCGTATTCGTGTTAATAAGCGTTTTGGGGTTTGCTCAGACAGAATGGTCGGCAGATCCTATGCATTCTTCGATAAACTTTACCATTAAACATATGGGAATCAGCTTCGTACAGGGACGGTTTGATACCTTTAAAGGAAGAGTTACTGCTGAAGGTCCGAATTTAGACAATGCTGTTTTTGATTTCGGAGTAGAAGTAAATTCCATCAATACAGGAGTAGAGATGAGAGATAAGCATCTTAAAAGCCCGGATTTTTTTGATGTTGACAAATATCCGGCAATAAGCTTTCACAGCACCTCTATTACTAAAGACAAGAATAATTTATATACACTGAAAGGAACTCTGAAAATTAAGGAAACTATAAAAGAAATTACAGTTCCGGTAACGTTTGGAGGCGTTACGAAAAACCAGCAGGGAAAAGAAGTAATGGGCTTCCAGACCAAATTCACAGTGAACCGTCTTGACTATGGAATTAAATATGATCCAACCGGTGCCGGTGTAGCCAAAGATGTAGAAGTAAGCTTATTTTTTGAACTGGTAAAACAATAGTCTATAAAAAACTTAGGTTAAAAAAGGTTTTTCAAGTGATTGGAAAACCTTTTTTTATTAGTTGATATTATATGCTGATATCAGGACCGTTATTGTTTTTTTTTGTCATTGTGTTGATCAAATATAGATACAACCTCTAATCCGGATTCAGAACTGATCCGGAAGGATTTTCCCATTTTCAAAATTTAAAAAATTGCTTTGTATCTCTTTTTCTCATAACTTTGCACAAACCTAATCTAATGAGTAAAAAGAATACAAAGTACATCTTTGTGACAGGAGGTGTAACTTCATCTTTGGGAAAAGGAATCGTGTCTGCTTCTCTGGGACTTTTGTTAAAATCACGCGGTTTTAACGTAACGATCCAAAAACTGGATCCTTATATCAACATCGACCCGGGAACTTTGAATCCATATGAACACGGAGAATGCTATGTAACCGAAGATGGCGCAGAAACGGATCTGGATTTAGGTCACTACGAGCGTTACCTTGATGCTCCCACTTCCCAGAACAACAACGTTACTACAGGGAAAATCTACCAAACCGTTATTGAAAAAGAAAGGAAAGGAGATTTCTTAGGAAAAACAGTTCAGGTAATTCCTCATATCACCAACGAGATCAAGCGCAGAATCAAAATGCTTTCCAAGCAGAACTACGATATCATCATTACCGAGATCGGAGGAACTGTCGGGGATATTGAATCTCTTCCGTACATTGAAACTGTCCGTCAGCTGAAATGGGAGCTTGGTGAGAAAAATTCTATGGTGATCCACCTTACCCTATTGCCTTATCTGGCCTCAAGTGGTGAACTGAAAACAAAACCTTCACAGCATTCCGTTCGTCAATTGATGGAAAGCGGAATCATGGCTGATGTTTTGGTTTGCAGAACAGAACATAAGATTCCTAAAGATCAGAGAGCAAAACTGGCTCAGTTTTGTAATGTTCCTTTAGATAATGTGATTGAATGTAAAGATCTTGAAACGATCTATGAAGTTCCTATCTATCTTCAGAAGCAAAACTTTGATGATGTAGTACTGAAAGGTTTAGATCTTAAAAGTGATAAAGAAGCTGATATCAAGGAATGGAAAAACTTCCTTAAAAAATTCCAGAACCCTAAAAGAACAGTAGAAATTGCCTTGGTAGGAAAATATGTTTCCCTACAGGACTCTTATATTTCTATTGCTGAAGCGTTCAAACATGCCGGAGCAGATCTTGAAACGGAAGTAAAAGTAAGATGGGTATACAGTGGAGATATTACCGCTGAAAACATTAAAGATACTTTAAAAGGTGTTAATGGTATTCTTGTGGCACCAGGTTTCGGAGACCGTGGAATTGAAGGAAAAGTTCTTACTGCACAATATGCCAGAGAAAATAAGGTTCCTATGTTGGGAATCTGTCTGGGAATGCAGATCATGACGGTTGAATTTGCAAGAAATGTTCTAGGGCATACCAAAGCGAATTCAATGGAGTTCGATACGGCAACACCTGATCCTGTAATCTCATTAATGGAAGAACAGAAAAACATTGTGGATAAAGGAGGAACGATGCGTCTTGGAGCGTGGAAATGTGCCTTAAAGAACGGTTCCAGATTAAACGAAATCTACGGTGCTAAAAATATTACAGAAAGACACCGTCACCGTTATGAATTCAACAGTGATTATCTTCAGGAATTCGAGAAGAACGGCTTCCTGGCAACAGGAACCAATCCTGAAACAGGTCTTGTAGAAGCTCTTGAGCTTCCGGATCATCCGTTTTATGTAGGAGTACAGTACCATCCTGAATATAAAAGTACAGTAGCAACGCCGCATCCTCTGTTCAGAGCTTTTATTAAGGCTTGCGAAAAGAAATAAGGTAATTATTTACCATAAACGTCTTATTATAAACTCAGACTGATTATTCTCAGCCTGGGTTTATTATATAGTAACATAGTAATGCATAGAGTTTTGATAAAAAAACAGTATTTTTGTCAGCTCAAAAAGTACACAATTTGTGTACCGGCTAAAATTTAAAATTTTAATATAAAAATAAAATGCAACAAAACAACGGAATCGATAAAAGTCAAATGATCAGTTTTGCGGTTTTATGTTTGGTTCTTTTCGGGTTCATGTTCTATTTCCAGAACAAGCAGTCGAAAGAGGAACAGGTAAAAGCTCAGCAGCAGAAGACCGAGCAGGCAAAAAATGCTGTAAAACAGACTCAGGCAAGCAATATCAATCCAAATGTAACTCCTGGAGCAATTCAGACAGCCAGTTTGAGCAACAAAGAACTGAATGTAGAATTCTCAAGCTTAGGAGGACAGGTTTCTAAAGTACAACTTGCGGAATATAAAGCATATGATCATAAAACAGATAAAGCAGATCTTCCGCTTTACCTGATCGATAAAAAGAATTCAAACTACGGTTTTCAGTTTAAAGACAAAACAGGAAAGGTAATCAATACTAAAGATTTGGTTTTTACACCTGCTATTAATGGAAACGCTGTAACGATGACAGCTAATTATAATAGCGCCGTTATTCAGTTTGTTTATACGTTGCTTCCAAAATATACACTGGATTTTAAGGTAAGAACAAAAGGTCTTGCTGCG
Protein-coding sequences here:
- a CDS encoding YceI family protein; this translates as MKKVFLSLVFVLISVLGFAQTEWSADPMHSSINFTIKHMGISFVQGRFDTFKGRVTAEGPNLDNAVFDFGVEVNSINTGVEMRDKHLKSPDFFDVDKYPAISFHSTSITKDKNNLYTLKGTLKIKETIKEITVPVTFGGVTKNQQGKEVMGFQTKFTVNRLDYGIKYDPTGAGVAKDVEVSLFFELVKQ
- a CDS encoding CTP synthase, which translates into the protein MSKKNTKYIFVTGGVTSSLGKGIVSASLGLLLKSRGFNVTIQKLDPYINIDPGTLNPYEHGECYVTEDGAETDLDLGHYERYLDAPTSQNNNVTTGKIYQTVIEKERKGDFLGKTVQVIPHITNEIKRRIKMLSKQNYDIIITEIGGTVGDIESLPYIETVRQLKWELGEKNSMVIHLTLLPYLASSGELKTKPSQHSVRQLMESGIMADVLVCRTEHKIPKDQRAKLAQFCNVPLDNVIECKDLETIYEVPIYLQKQNFDDVVLKGLDLKSDKEADIKEWKNFLKKFQNPKRTVEIALVGKYVSLQDSYISIAEAFKHAGADLETEVKVRWVYSGDITAENIKDTLKGVNGILVAPGFGDRGIEGKVLTAQYARENKVPMLGICLGMQIMTVEFARNVLGHTKANSMEFDTATPDPVISLMEEQKNIVDKGGTMRLGAWKCALKNGSRLNEIYGAKNITERHRHRYEFNSDYLQEFEKNGFLATGTNPETGLVEALELPDHPFYVGVQYHPEYKSTVATPHPLFRAFIKACEKK